A genomic stretch from Coffea arabica cultivar ET-39 chromosome 10c, Coffea Arabica ET-39 HiFi, whole genome shotgun sequence includes:
- the LOC113710968 gene encoding probable WRKY transcription factor 51, with translation MFNSPFLPPPEPGISIHHDTVIPSTYTSDYLLDKYFTDHLGSQELSHYLDIPDHGQLLINNVHEDSNSSLTACVHPTLFTQEMTSTTGSSASCMDGMPINSYMEEDQSSCKRVMKRAKVDQGNVIAIRTKTQLEILDDGFKWRKYGKKKVKSNPNPRNYYKCSTEGCKVKKRVERDVEDPSYLVTTYEGRHNHEGPCFIYCDELPLAISYGWTLQPSQSS, from the exons ATGTTCAACTCCCCTTTCCTCCCACCACCAGAGCCAGGCATTAGTATTCATCATGACACTGTTATTCCAAGCACTTATACTTCTGATTATTTACTTGACAAGTACTTCACTGATCATCTAGGAAGCCAAGAACTTTCTCATTATCTTGACATACCGGATCATGGACAGCTCTTAATcaacaatgttcatgaagattcCAATTCTAGCCTCACAGCATGTGTTCATCCAACTCTGTTCACTCAAGAAATGACTAGTACTACTGGAAGTTCAGCCAGCTGTATGGATGGCATGCCAATCAATAGCTACATGGAAGAAGATCA GTCAAGTTGCAAGAGGGTGATGAAGAGGGCTAAGGTGGATCAAGGAAATGTTATTGCTATTCGAACAAAGACTCAGCTTGAGATCTTGGATGATGGATTTAAGTGGAGGAAGTATGGGAAGAAAAAGGTGAAGAGTAATCCTAATCCAAG GAATTACTACAAGTGCTCCACTGAAGGGTGCAAAGTAAAGAAAAGAGTGGAAAGAGATGTCGAAGATCCAAGCTATTTGGTTACAACTTATGAGGGGAGGCATAACCATGAAGGCCCCTGTTTTATCTATTGTGATGAATTGCCATTGGCCATTTCCTATGGATGGACCTTGCAACCATCACAATCTTCATGA
- the LOC113713528 gene encoding probable WRKY transcription factor 26, with the protein MFNSPFLPPPEQGISAHHGNVVPSSYASSDYLLEKYSNDHLGSHELLHYLDLPDHEEPLINNVHTDSNSTLTACVYPTPFTREMTNTTGSSANCMDGMPINCNMHESRCMRATKMAKVDQGNIIAIRTKTQLEILDDGFKWRKYGKKTVKSNPNPRNYYKCSTQGCKVKKRVERDGEDPSYLITTYEGRHNHESPCFIYCDELPLAISYGWTLRPSQYS; encoded by the exons ATGTTCAACTCCCCTTTCCTCCCACCACCAGAGCAAGGCATTAGCGCTCATCATGGCAATGTTGTTCCAAGCTCTTATGCTTCTTCTGATTACTTGCTTGAAAAGTACTCCAATGATCATCTAGGGAGTCATGAACTTCTTCATTATCTTGACTTACCAGATCATGAAGAGCCTTTAATCAACAATGTTCATACTGATTCCAATTCAACCCTCACAGCATGTGTTTATCCAACTCCATTCACTCGAGAAATGACGAATACTACTGGAAGCTCGGCCAACTGCATGGATGGCATGCCAATCAATTGCAACATGCATGA ATCAAGATGCATGAGGGCAACGAAGATGGCTAAGGTGGACCAAGGAAATATTATTGCTATTCGAACGAAGACTCAGCTTGAGATCTTGGATGATGGATTTAAGTGGAGGAAGTATGGGAAGAAAACGGTGAAGAGTAATCCTAATCCTAG GAATTACTACAAGTGCTCCACTCAAGGGTGCAAAGTAAAGAAGAGAGTAGAAAGAGATGGCGAAGATCCAAGCTATTTGATTACAACCTATGAAGGCAGGCATAACCATGAAAGCCCCTGTTTTATCTACTGTGATGAATTGCCTTTGGCCATTTCCTATGGATGGACCTTGCGACCATCGCAATATTCTTGA